A region of Panicum virgatum strain AP13 chromosome 8N, P.virgatum_v5, whole genome shotgun sequence DNA encodes the following proteins:
- the LOC120684928 gene encoding DIMBOA UDP-glucosyltransferase BX9-like, whose protein sequence is MAASPSRAGRRVVFFPFPYQGHFNPVLRLASALHAGGFAVTVFHTDLRTPDPTDYPSDYRFVSVAVPVPTDLVASEDIARLVMELNVSCAAPFKERLAALLVEEEAGGVQCVITDVIWHSAQAVARELGVPALGFMTSSAASFRNFIAYPTLIEKGYMPVQEEHRNDPVDVLPPFRVKDLQRIETSSLADFASLLGHTVDGARQSSGLIINTFEALEAADLDKIREEMPIPVFAIGPLNKFTPPVKSSLYQFQQDHQCLDWLDTQVPRSVIYVSFGSLAAMDPHKFVELAWGLADSKRPFIWVVRPSLIRGFESGDLPDGFREEVVDRGRIVDWVPQDEVLSHPAVGAFLTHNGWNSTMEAISEGVPMISRSFLGDQYGNAMFACNVCRVGVEVQVEDQSDRGKIQDAIGQLMVNKRGKVVRDRMANLKQMAEKGIKEGGSSHTAFLNLVDLILSV, encoded by the exons CGCCGCGTGGTGTTCTTCCCGTTCCCGTACCAGGGGCACTTCAACCCGGTGCTCCGGCTCGCCAGCGCTCTGCACGCCGGCGGCTTCGCAGTCACCGTGTTCCACACGGATCTTCGCACGCCAGACCCGACCGACTACCCCTCAGATTACCGCTTCGTGTCTGTGGCCGTCCCTGTGCCCACGGATCTCGTGGCGTCGGAGGACATCGCCAGACTCGTGATGGAGCTGAACGTGAGCTGTGCGGCGCCGTTCAAGGAGCGGCTGGCGGCGCTGCTtgttgaggaggaggcaggAGGCGTCCAGTGCGTGATCACCGACGTCATTTGGCACTCGGCGCAGGCGGTAGCGAGGGAGCTCGGCGTGCCGGCGCTGGGATTCATGACCAGCAGCGCGGCGAGCTTCCGGAACTTCATCGCCTACCCTACACTGATTGAGAAGGGCTACATGCCTGTCCAAG AGGAGCACAGGAATGACCCAGTCGACGTGCTGCCACCGTTCCGTGTGAAAGACCTGCAACGCATCGAAACGAGCAGCCTTGCCGACTTCGCCAGCCTGCTCGGGCACACCGTTGATGGAGCACGGCAGTCCAGCGGCCTCATAATCAACACCTTCGAAGCTCTCGAGGCGGCTGATCTGGACAAGATCCGCGAGGAGATGCCCATCCCCGTGTTTGCCATCGGCCCTCTCAACAAGTTCACGCCGCCGGTCAAAAGTAGCTTGTACCAGTTTCAGCAAGATCACCAGTGCCTCGACTGGCTGGACACGCAGGTGCCTCGCTCCGTGATCTATGTCAGCTTTGGGAGCCTCGCTGCCATGGACCCGCACAAGTTTGTAGAGTTGGCTTGGGGCCTGGCTGACAGTAAGCGCCCGTTCATCTGGGTGGTCAGGCCGAGCCTCATCCGCGGATTCGAGTCCGGTGATCTGCCAGATGGGTTTCGTGAAGAGGTAGTTGATCGAGGTCGGATCGTCGATTGGGTTCCACAGGATGAGGTGCTTTCTCATCCTGCGGTTGGCGCTTTCTTAACGCACAATGGTTGGAATTCGACGATGGAGGCAATATCAGAAGGTGTGCCGATGATTTCCCGATCATTCTTGGGGGACCAATATGGAAACGCAATGTTCGCGTGCAACGTTTGTAGGGTGGGAGTGGAGGTTCAAGTGGAAGATCAGTCTGACAGAGGGAAGATCCAAGATGCTATTGGGCAACTGATGGTGAACAAACGAGGGAAAGTGGTTAGGGATAGGATGGCAAACCTAAAACAGATGGCGGAGAAAGGCATTAAGGAGGGTGGATCGTCTCACACAGCTTTTCTTAACTTGGTTGATCTCATATTGTCAGTTTGA